The following nucleotide sequence is from Acidovorax radicis.
GCCGCCCGCCCCCTGGAACGCGCGCGCGACGACGCCCTGGCCGGCGTGCGCCGCCAGACCATCAAACCCCTGGTGGAACACGCCCTGCACGACATCCGCCAGGACCTGCGCAAACAGATCAAGGACGCCGTCAAGCTCACGCAGTGGCTCGACCAAGTGGAGCGCGCCGTGCTCGACCACATCGACCTGTTCGAGCCCGGGGATGCAGAGCAAGGCACCGACGCAGAAGACGACCGCAAGGACGCCCTCGACGAACTGCAGGCCCGTTGCCAGGTGAACCTGGTGGTGGACAACCACGGCCGTGAAACCGCCCCCGTGATGGTAGAGGACAACCCCACCGTGCGCACGCTGTTTGGCAGCATCGAGCACGGGTCGGACGCCGACACCGTGCAGGCCGACCACGCCAGCGTGCATGCGGGCAGCCTGCTCAAGGCGCACGGCGGCTTCATCCTGCTGCACCTGCACGACCTGGCCGCCGAAGAAGGCCTGTGGCCGCGCCTGCGGCGCTTTCTGCGCTGCGGCCGCCTGCAGATCGAAGAAGGCGGGGGCGGCGCAGCCCATGGCCTCGGCGGCACCGTGGCCCTGCAGCCCGAGCCGGTGGACGTGGATGTGAAGATCGTGCTGATCGGCTCGGTGGACGAGTACTACGCCCTGCAGGAGGCCGACCCCGATGCCGCGCGGCGTTTTCGCGTGAAAGTGGATTTTTCAGACCACTTTGCCGCCACGCCCGCCACCTACCGCGCCACAGCCATCCTGGTGGCACACAGCTGCAAAAAAAACGGCCTGCCCCACTTCGCGCCCGACGCCGTGGCCCTGCTGCTGGAGCAAACCCACCGCGAAGCCGACGACCAGCACCGCCAAAGCGCCCGCTTTGCGCACACCGAAGCCCTGGCCATCGAAAGCGCCACGCTGTGCCAGGCGCGCAACGCCAGCCTGGTGCAAGCGCCCGATGTGCAGGCAGCGCTGGCAGCCCGCATCCAACGCCACAACCAGCCCGAAGAAGAGCTGCACGACTCCATCACCGAAGGCGAGCGACTCATCACCCTGCACGGCACCGTGGCAGGCCAGATCAACGCCATGACGCAGATCGACCTGGGCGACTACCGGTTTGGCTTTCCGGTGCGCATCACTGCGCGCACGTTTGCCGGGCAAGAGGGCCTGCTCAACATCGAGCGCGAGGTGGATATGTCCGGCCCCATCCACGACAAGGGCGTGCTGATATTGCACAGCTACCTGACCGCCCTGTTCAGCCACGTGGCGCCGCTGGCACTGAATGCGTCCATCGTGTTCGAGCAGGAATACAGCGGCGTGGAAGGCGACTCGGCCTCGTGCGCCGAGCTGTACGCGCTGCTGTCCAGCCTGTCAGGGCTGCCCCTGCGCCAGGGCCTTGCCGTGACAGGCGCGCTCAACCAGCATGGCGAGGTGCTGCCCGTGGGCGGCATCAACGAAAAAATCGAAGGCTGGTTCCAGGCCTGCGTGGCCGCCGGGCTGGACGGCACACAGGGCGTGCTCATCCCCGCCCGCAACCAGCGCCACCTGATGCTCGACCGCGCCATCCTCGACGCCGTGGAGCGCGGCCTGTTCAGCGTCTACACCATGGGGCACGTCAGCGAAGGCATCGCCCTGCTCACCGGCGAAGCCTCGGGCATGAGCCCGGCGGAGTTGTTACAGGCCCAGGCAGATATTGCGGCCCAGGTGGCCGACACGGTGCTGCACCGGGCAGAACAAACGCTGCGCGCCTACCGGCGGGCGTGCCAGAACGCAGGGCATACGCGGCGCGGGCGTGGGGGGATGCGGCGCGGGGGCGGAGACAGGTCGTAGGCCGGCCGCATGTTTTGGTTTCCTTTCTTAGCAGCGGCAGACTTACCTGATGCAACGGTTTTTCTCCAACGCCTGAGCGCGCTGAGAATGTGCAATCGATGCCATATTCAATGCGGCACGCCAGCATCCCCTGTGAAGTGGTGGGCGTGATCGACGCATCACATTCTGCGCAGTCGGCCTAGATTGGAAATAAGCGACTTCGGTCTGAATCAGCTGGTTGGAGCGCACCCATGAATGGGTGCAATGCAGCGATTGCTGACCATGGGTGCGGGCAAGCGTGCTCACGCTAAGCACCAAGAAGCGGCCGTTGAGTTCGTCGACTGGCACTGCCCCCTCAAAAGCGGCTGTCCGAATTACTGCGGACACAGGGTTTCCACGACTCGGCGGGCACCCCACCATCGACCGCTTTCATATCACAGTCCTGGTGGTGTCGATCCCATCGCTGCCTCTCAGCGCCCCTTGACAATCGTGGCACCAAGCCCATCACATTGCGTCATTTCAAAAATTTCGACCAGTACCGGCCATGTACTCAAGCGCGGCTCGCTGACTTGCCCGCATTCTTTCTACTCCGAGAAAAAAGACCCGCGATTGCTGCAAGCAAAGAAGTCAGCACAAGCATCCCCCAGTTCGATAGCGTGGGAATTGAGGCCGCACTGCCTGCGGCCAGCGCCAATGCCACCCCCCCGGGGTCCGCGATAGAGCCGTTCATGCCTAAATCGTCGTCCCCCAGGCTGCCATCGGTAAGCACCAATGTCACCGTGTTTCCTGTGATCGTCGCACCCGCGAACGGGTACCAGTGCGGTGAGTTTTGACTCGGCGTGGGCCCGTACTTCATGTACACCGCGCCTGCTGGGAACGGCTGCGGATAAGTGAGCGTGATCGTCACAGCTGCACCGTTGGGACAACCTCCCACGATCACATCAAAAAGCCCTTGAGAAAACCCGTATCCAGCGGTGCCACCGGCTGGAGGAGAACCCGCGCCACCCGTGAGAGGAATAAAAGCAGCGCGATCAAACCCGCAGCCCGCAGGCCCCGCCAGGCTGGCACTGACGGAGCCTCCGCCGGTTGGGCTGGTGCCGGTTGCTGTGGTGGGGCGCGAACGTGTCACATTGACCGTGTAGCTTTTCGGGGTGCCATTCTGGGCGGTCACTTCCACGGTGACCACATTGGACCCAACGTTGAGTGCAATGGAAGCCGAAGCGTTGCCGCTGATGGTGGCTTGTCCATTGACGGTAACGCTGGCACTGCTGTCGGCCACCGTCGGCGTGACGGTGATGGAAGCGTCCGGAACGGTGGCGGTGTAGTTCTGCTGGGCCGCGCTGAACACGGGGTTCAGGGAGCCGCTTGACAGCGCCAGCGCAGCCAGGTCGTTATTGGCCGAGACCGCGCGCGTTACGGTGACGGTGTAGGTTTTGGTGACGCTGTTCTGCGCAGTGACGGTGACCGTGAGCGTGTTCGAACCGGTGTTCATGGCGATGGCGCCGGACGCGTTGCCGCTGGCCACGGCAACGCCGTTGACTGTGACCGTGGCGTTTGGCTCATTCACCGTAGGCGTGGCTGTGATGCTGGCGCTCGCAGCCGCGATCGACATCGTGTAGCTCGTGGTGGCTGGCGCAAACGCCGGGGAGAGACTGCCGCCAGACAACGCCAGGGCCGACAGGTTGGCGTCGCCCGAGCCAGCGCGGGAGACTGTCACGGTGTAGGTCTTGGTGGTGATGCCATCCTGGGCCGTGACGACCGTAGTGAGGGTATTGGCCCCCACGGCCAGCGCAATTGCGCCAGACGCATTGCCACTGGCGGTGGCAACACCGTTCACCGTGATGCTGGCCGTAGCGTCGGCCACGGTCGGGGTTACCGTGAGCGACGTGGTGGCGTTGCCCACGCTGGCCGTGTAGCTGGTGGTGCCGGAGGCGAAGGCCGGACTCAAGGTACCGCTCGATAGCGACAGCGCGGACAGATCGGCGTTGGCCGACGGCAGAGCGCGCGTGATGGTGACGGTGTACGTCTTGGTAGTGGTGCCGTCCTGGGCAGTGACTACCGTCGTGATGGTGTTGCTGCCGACATTGAGGGCGATTGCGCCGGAGGCATTGCCGCTGGTGGTTGCCACGCCATTGACGGTAACGCTGGAGGTACCTGCCGCGACGGTCGGGGTGACGGTCAGCGACGTGGTGGCGTTGCCCACGCTGGCCGTGTAGCCGGTGGTGGCGGCGGCGAAGGCCGGCGACATCGTGCCGCTTGAGAGCGATAGCGCGCTCAGGTCGGCATTGGCCGATGCGGCGCGGGTTACCGTAACGGTGTAGGTCTTGGTGGTCGTGCCATCCTGGGCAGTGACTACCGTCGTGATGGTGTTGCTGCCGACATTGAGGGCGATTGCGCCGGAGGCATTGCCGCTGGTGGTGGCCACGCCATTGACGGTAACGTTGGAGGTACCTGCCGCGACGGTCGGGGTGACGGTCAGCGACGTGGTGGCATTGCCCACGCTGGCCGTGTAGCCGGTGGTGGCGGCAGCGAAGGCCGGCGCCAAGGTGCCGCTCGAGAGTGACAGCGCGCTCAGGTCGGCGTTCGATGACGCGGCGCGGGTCACCGTCACCGTGTAGGTCTTGGTGGTCGTGCCGTTCTGGGCCGTAACCACCGTGGTGAGGATGTTGTTGCCGACCGCAAGCGCGATCGCGCCGGAGGCGTTGCCGCTGCTGACCGCGACCCCGTTGACGGTGACCGTGGCCGAACTGTCGGCCACGGTCGGGGTCACGGTCAGCGAGGTGGTGGCGTTGCTCACGCTGGCCGTGTAGCCGGTGGTGGCGGCGGCGAACGCCGGGGCCAAGGTGCCGTTTGAGAGCGACAGTGCGCTCAGGTCGGCGTTGGCTGAGGCAGCGCGGGTCACCGTCGCCGTGTAGGTATTGGTCGCGCCGTTCTGGG
It contains:
- a CDS encoding Lon protease family protein; protein product: MPASSLAPHQLRLTIAPESLDFASTAELQDLPLPWIGQGRAQTAAQFGLAMQQPNYHLFVLGEVGSGRASLLRQAMQAAASQRPVPPDLCYLHNFDAPDRPRALRLPAGQGRKLRQAMADMARNLQVDIPKRLTSPDFKAEAGRIEKNWQTQESEAFAVLEAFADARQFRLSREGGQMVFTLTGPKGQPLTENEARALPRERRAEIDAAEQELRTEIARFLEAARPLERARDDALAGVRRQTIKPLVEHALHDIRQDLRKQIKDAVKLTQWLDQVERAVLDHIDLFEPGDAEQGTDAEDDRKDALDELQARCQVNLVVDNHGRETAPVMVEDNPTVRTLFGSIEHGSDADTVQADHASVHAGSLLKAHGGFILLHLHDLAAEEGLWPRLRRFLRCGRLQIEEGGGGAAHGLGGTVALQPEPVDVDVKIVLIGSVDEYYALQEADPDAARRFRVKVDFSDHFAATPATYRATAILVAHSCKKNGLPHFAPDAVALLLEQTHREADDQHRQSARFAHTEALAIESATLCQARNASLVQAPDVQAALAARIQRHNQPEEELHDSITEGERLITLHGTVAGQINAMTQIDLGDYRFGFPVRITARTFAGQEGLLNIEREVDMSGPIHDKGVLILHSYLTALFSHVAPLALNASIVFEQEYSGVEGDSASCAELYALLSSLSGLPLRQGLAVTGALNQHGEVLPVGGINEKIEGWFQACVAAGLDGTQGVLIPARNQRHLMLDRAILDAVERGLFSVYTMGHVSEGIALLTGEASGMSPAELLQAQADIAAQVADTVLHRAEQTLRAYRRACQNAGHTRRGRGGMRRGGGDRS
- a CDS encoding IPTL-CTERM sorting domain-containing protein; translation: MTATSSAFAGSQPRPLLQSTGILFIESDVADYQRLVADASPLLNIVVLDAKEDGLQQMALALAGRKNVSALHLISHGAKGALALGSLNLDRMALLERGADLERIRTALINGADLFLYGCEVGQGPEGREFVAMLANATGTQVAASTNLTGARQLGGDWLLEQRTGAMRHAALNFPAYIGLLPTVAGTVALPFGHPDDNFKYAKLTDGLADTGTVDIPGVVYEFYFADVGNTQTGRITNIDLAGGTGSMMLYFNIGAGQYGPVRALIIKTQLNRMFGLSQFRIQDVQGLNAIYTATPYRNNVAGTAHTFSTSSNTSPVSVNLPAQFNNIDEIRITSNGGIGGEGANLFQEGFNNFVFIDPTANADLSALTSSQGSFTFNSNTTAYSFSVPFATTSTTITPTVDTPGATVTVNGVTVASGAASAPIALNPGSNTITTIVTSPDGNVTKTYTLTVSRVPSTNANLSALATSSGTLTPGFAAGTLSYTASVTNATSSLTVTPTVADSTATLTVNGVAVASGNASGAIALSVGSNTITTVVTAQDGTTTKTYTITVTRAASANANLTALSLSSGTLSPGFNAATTSYTTSVGNATTSLSVTATVADGTASVTVNGVAVTSGAASGAIPLNVGSNTITTVVTAQNGATNTYTATVTRAASANADLSALSLSNGTLAPAFAAATTGYTASVSNATTSLTVTPTVADSSATVTVNGVAVSSGNASGAIALAVGNNILTTVVTAQNGTTTKTYTVTVTRAASSNADLSALSLSSGTLAPAFAAATTGYTASVGNATTSLTVTPTVAAGTSNVTVNGVATTSGNASGAIALNVGSNTITTVVTAQDGTTTKTYTVTVTRAASANADLSALSLSSGTMSPAFAAATTGYTASVGNATTSLTVTPTVAAGTSSVTVNGVATTSGNASGAIALNVGSNTITTVVTAQDGTTTKTYTVTITRALPSANADLSALSLSSGTLSPAFASGTTSYTASVGNATTSLTVTPTVADATASITVNGVATASGNASGAIALAVGANTLTTVVTAQDGITTKTYTVTVSRAGSGDANLSALALSGGSLSPAFAPATTSYTMSIAAASASITATPTVNEPNATVTVNGVAVASGNASGAIAMNTGSNTLTVTVTAQNSVTKTYTVTVTRAVSANNDLAALALSSGSLNPVFSAAQQNYTATVPDASITVTPTVADSSASVTVNGQATISGNASASIALNVGSNVVTVEVTAQNGTPKSYTVNVTRSRPTTATGTSPTGGGSVSASLAGPAGCGFDRAAFIPLTGGAGSPPAGGTAGYGFSQGLFDVIVGGCPNGAAVTITLTYPQPFPAGAVYMKYGPTPSQNSPHWYPFAGATITGNTVTLVLTDGSLGDDDLGMNGSIADPGGVALALAAGSAASIPTLSNWGMLVLTSLLAAIAGLFSRSRKNAGKSASRA